The following are encoded in a window of Hemiscyllium ocellatum isolate sHemOce1 chromosome 35, sHemOce1.pat.X.cur, whole genome shotgun sequence genomic DNA:
- the LOC132832938 gene encoding tumor necrosis factor-like encodes MNLVGKVPVKVTVHLTASHRQQRKKEVIWKNQGVLSKGIEFKGNSLVIKSPGQYFVYSQVVFYGSKCRGRTVYLSHELARLSASYRTKTPLVKAMKTVCHNRTHGVPTAHGPATAGGPWYETIYQGAIFELAEGDRIFSRVSTDAARYVNTERGMTYFGLFAL; translated from the coding sequence CCTCTCACCGACAACAGAGGAAGAAAGAAGTGATCTGGAAAAATCAGGGCGTTCTTTCCAAAGGGATAGAGTTCAAGGGCAACAGCCTGGTCATCAAGAGCCCCGGGCAGTACTTTGTCTACAGTCAGGTGGTCTTCTACGGCAGTAAATGTCGGGGTCGGACGGTCTACCTGAGTCATGAGCTGGCCAGGCTGTCAGCTTCCTACAGAACCAAGACCCCGCTGGTCAAAGCAATGAAGACCGTCTGCCACAACCGCACCCACGGGGTCCCAACAGCCCACGGCCCTGCCACTGCAGGGGGTCCCTGGTACGAGACCATCTACCAGGGAGCCATCTTCGAGTTGGCGGAGGGAGATCGGATCTTCTCCAGAGTCAGCACCGACGCAGCACGTTACGTCAACACTGAGAGAGGAATGACCTACTTTGGCCTATTCGCTTTGTGA